The DNA segment AGGAATCGGGTGCAACTCGAGACATTCCCAAACCGGAACCGCAGTCTTCTGCGCCGGTGGTCAAAGTTCATCTCGATCGCATCATCAAGGATGCTTACAAAGATTTATTTCGTGTTGGCACTGCCGGAGATTTTCCATCGCGGTACTCGAGCGAGGAGCTACAGCTTGCGTCGGAGCATTTCAACGCCGTCACTCCGGAAAATTGCATGAAGCCTGAGCGTGTTCACCCGGACGAGAAGACATGGCGATTCGAGCTTCCCGATGCGCTGGTCCAATGGGCAACCGACAGCAAAATGAGTGTCCACGGACATACGCTCGTCTGGCACGCGCAGACCGGTGATTGGTTCTTTCGGGATGGCGACCGAGAAGTCTTGACTCAGCGAATGAAAGATCACATCCACACGCTGGTTGGTCGATACCGAGGAGAAATCCAAAGCTGGGATGTCGTCAATGAAGCGATCAATGATGCTGGAAATGAAGAAACCGGGCAAACCGAGAACCTCCGCGATTCAAAATGGTTGCAAACACTGGGGCCGAAATTCCTGACGCTGGCGTTTAAGTTTGCCCACGAAGCTGACCCCGACGCAATCCTTTATTACAACGACTACAACATCGAATCCGGACCCAAGCACGACAGTTCGATGGTCTTGTTGAAACGATTGCTCGATGACGGAGCACCGATTCACGCGGTTGGAATTCAGGGGCATTGGACGACCGGTCGCGTGCCTTATGAAGACATCGACAAGGCGATCTCGGACTACGCTTCACTGGGTCTGAAGGTCAGCATCACCGAACTTGACGTCACGATTCGCGGAGCTTCCGGTGGTCAATTCGGCGGTGGCTTTGGGCGAAGACGTTTTGGTAGCCGCGAACCAGCTTCGATAGAAGACCTCAACGCTCAAGCCGATGCATATGCAAAACTATTCGCGATATTCAGTAAGCACAAAGACGTGATTGAGCGAGTCACCTTTTGGGGCCTCAACGATCGCCGTACATGGCGTTTCGGACAGCATCCCTTGATCTTCGACGCCAACAACTATCCCAAACCGGCTTACGCTGCGATTGTAAACGAGCCAGGGCGCGACTGAATACCAAGCCACCGTTCGCTTGCCGAACCAAACATTGGCTAGGCACTGCCAAGGGCGACACAAGCAAATCACCACGTCGCCAAAGCACAATCATCGCGACTGAAATTAGCGACCGTGCCCAGGATCACCACGATAGGTCGCTTGACGTTCATCGCTAAAACTCACTTCGTGCATGTCTTATTCAACAGTCGTGAAATCTTTCAAGAAATCAATGTCTATGATTTTTTGTAGGGACCATGAATACTTGTTCCATGCCATCGTTCAGCGGCGACGTTTCGCAAATGTTCGGACTCGAATACGGCTTCGGCGAAAAACAAGCAAGGCATCATCGGCGTCCAGGATGCTCAACACCGCGATTGAATCCGAATGGACCGTTGGTACTCGGCCGTTCCACCCGAAGCCGAACAGTCAAACTGGCTGAGCAACCGAACGTCGGTTTCCATCATTCTCCGTTCGGTCGAAACTTGCCAAAAACCAGACTTTTTGAAGGCTGACAACATCTGCTTCATCGATGCCTCGATTCGCGAGGTGACGCTGCGTTGGCCGATCGAATCGTGATCACCGACTCGCCGTCCAACGTTGACAATAGTGAAGCGTTCACGATCACTGTTGAGGACATGGGCGCTATCCAGCGAATTGCTGGGGTTCGCAGCGGTGCACTGACTCACGCAGTCAACAACGATATGTGTTTCGTTAACCTTGGCTTCACCGTGATCGACAGCAACACCATCCAGGTCATAACATTCAACACAAGCATCATAATCCCCGGAACGTGAATGCTGTTCACGCTCGAAGCCGATGGCCAACGTTGTCGACACGCCACAGGCGTTGGTGTGAAAACGTTAGGGAACTGTCCCGCAGCATGGCAACTCACTGAATTTTCGACAGCCTCTCGCGGAATCCATTGAGCACCTCAGCGTACCTCGAGTTCTTCGCCAAGTTAGTGAACTGTCCCGGGTCTTCCTGCATGTCGTAAAGCTCTTCGCCATCCTTGCCGTAGTTCATGTATGACCATTGATCGTTCCGCAGCGACCGCTGCTTGCCCCCGCCGGAGTACGCGATGTCGCGTAGGATCGCGGTGGGGTCGGCAATCGCGGGGACAAGGCTGTGACCGACGATGTCGCTGGGTATCGAAAGTCCGGCGAGCTCACTAACCGTCGGATAGATGTCGACAAGCTCGGCAAACGTCACGGCGCGACCGGACTTCCTGCCCGGCGTGAACACGATCAAGGGCACGTGCGTCACTTCTTCGTGCACGTTTGATTTCAGCCAGAATTCGTGCTCGCCTAGGTGGTAGCCATGGTCGCTCGTGAACACGACCACTGTGTTATCCCGCAGGCCGAGCCGATCCAGCTCGCCCAACACCCGACCGACCTGCACGTCCATGAACGTGACCGCCGCGTA comes from the Rubripirellula reticaptiva genome and includes:
- a CDS encoding endo-1,4-beta-xylanase; translation: MRNVGKLAIVGVVGLLIFALPVSAEEIDGQWHAMFDTPAGVQTYHFDFQDMDGKLTAKAVVESADEMRDVEFEEAKLDGETLKFVELRKFGERELRIEYTGKLSDRGIMFTRKIGDFGSQESGATRDIPKPEPQSSAPVVKVHLDRIIKDAYKDLFRVGTAGDFPSRYSSEELQLASEHFNAVTPENCMKPERVHPDEKTWRFELPDALVQWATDSKMSVHGHTLVWHAQTGDWFFRDGDREVLTQRMKDHIHTLVGRYRGEIQSWDVVNEAINDAGNEETGQTENLRDSKWLQTLGPKFLTLAFKFAHEADPDAILYYNDYNIESGPKHDSSMVLLKRLLDDGAPIHAVGIQGHWTTGRVPYEDIDKAISDYASLGLKVSITELDVTIRGASGGQFGGGFGRRRFGSREPASIEDLNAQADAYAKLFAIFSKHKDVIERVTFWGLNDRRTWRFGQHPLIFDANNYPKPAYAAIVNEPGRD